CCAGTTTATCGTAATCAGAGATTTAAGTTGTGGCTCAGCTTCTTTGAGATATATGGCGGAAAACTTTTTGATCTTCTCAGTGACAGGAAGTTAGTACTCTCTTTGGCGTTGTTAGGTTTCTTGCTTGATGCAACAATCATGAGAAGTTCTCCATTTAAGTGCTTGATAATGGTGATGTTTGCTTGTTTTTGGTTACTCATTTTCTTGTGCAAATGCAGAAAACTGTGCATGAGAGAAGATGGACGACAACAAGTTTGCATTGTTGGACTACAAGAATTTGAAGTATCTGATGTCCAGATTGTTAAAGAATTTATTGAGAGGGGAAATGCGGCGAGAAGTACAGGTTCTACTGGTGCCAATGAGGAATCGTCGCGGTCACATGCAATATTACAACTTGCTATCAAAAAGCATAATGAGATTAAAGACTCCAGGAGGAACAATGACGGAAATGAATCCAGGAGCGGGAAGGTTGTTGGGAAGATTTCTTTCATTGATCTTGCTGGTAGCGAGAGAGGTGCTGATACAACGGACACTGACCGGCAAACACGGTAATAATTCCTGaaactacttttgtttttttgcaGAATAGTGGGAAATGTGTTTACAAGACTTGTCATTCAAACCTTCTGCCGCATGGGCAGGGAGTTGGATCTCAGCCATttcctcttgagtttgatccGATTTAACATTCATTTGGCTTTATCTTTGACTTACCAATGAGAATGCCTTCTTATTGCCTTGATTATGAGTGCCTAAAGTAGTACCTCGTCTTCagagattagttattttttctttgttaaTTGCTTTCTGGCTAAATAACGTATTTTCTTCTCAAAAAAAAGTCTCTTCTTCTCTCTTACTTCTTTTTGATGCTTCAAACAAAGTGTTTTACTTAGTTGAGCAATTCTTCTTGTTTGTATCACGTTAACTCATTATGTGCTTAAAATAAGCTCCACTTTTGCACTCAAACGCTACTTTTATTCTGTTTAAGGATTGAAGGAGCAGAAATTAACAAGAGTCTTTTGGCTCTTAAGGAGTGTATTCGTGCCTTGGACAATGACCAGATCCATATTCCTTTTCGTGGGAGCAAACTTACTGAGGTGCTCCGTGACTCCTTTGTCGGCAACTCAAGGACTGTTATGATATCGTGCATTTCTCCTAATGCTGGTTCATGTGAACACACACTCAATACATTGAGATATGCTGATAGGTATCGTCATCTCTTtgagatttttttcctttttttgtgtgGTGGTGGGTAGGACCAAATTTGAGTTATAACATAACAGTTTACTATGTCACTAAAGCTCATCATATGAACAGGGTTAAAAGTCTCTCCAAAAGTGGAAATACAAAAAAGGATCAGGGTTCAAGTTCATTACCACCTTCCAGTACTAAGGAATCCTCATcagcaccattttcttctttctctgcTGATGTAGAGGATTTGGTGGACCAACATCAGGAATCTAAAGCAGTGGATAACAGAAGGGTTGTACAAAAGGAATTTACTTCTTACAATTCTTCAAGTGATGTTGATAAACAACCTTCTAGTTTTACATCAAATTATACTTCTGGACTGGAGGAAAGTACAGCAACTTCCAGTGCTCCCGACAAGGAGAGGTCTGATATGAAAAACAGTCATGGTGGTTCAAGTCAGAAAATTAACTTGACATCATTTTCCCAAATTGCAGCTGATACAGAAGAGAAAGTGCAGAAAGTTTCTCCTCCACGTCGAAAGGTGTATCCTCAGATTCCAGTCGATACAGAAgagaaagtgcagaaagtgtCTCCTCCCCGTCGGAAAACATATAGGGATGAAAGGCCCGAAAAACTGGGAAATTGGCCAAGAAAAGATGCTGCTAATTTTGATTCGTCGTCTAGCTATAAACAACAAAATGTGAATATTGCCGACACAAATGGTGTTGGGTCTAAGCAATATGAGCCTGAGCAACCTCATGAAGATAGTATCAATGAGATACTTGAGGTTGGTTTCTGTTGTGTGCTTAAGCAAACTCCTTGTGCATGTTGAGTAGTTTTTTCTAGTAGATGCTGAAATGGTAGTTTCACTGTTTTGATTGTGAAGGAAGAAGAGGCCCTCATTGCTGCCCATAGAAAGGAAATTGAAGACACAATGGAGATTGTTCGTGAAGTAAGTGTACTTTCCATGCTGCTTCTGACTTATGCTTGCACCTCGTGGATTCTTATAGTGTAAAATAGTAACTTTACTGAGCGCATATGCCAGTTGAAATGTCTGGGTGTGAAAGAAAGGTTTGATCTTTGTAGAGAGATGCTTGTTAGTGCCACTGCTTATCAGCCTAACTTGTGCTCCTGATTTCAGGAAATGAAACTACTCGCGGAGGTGGATCAACCCGGAAGCCTAATTGATAATTACGTGACACAGTTGAGTTTTGTGCTTTCACGTAAAGCAGCAAGTCTGGTCAGCCTACAGGCTCGTCTTGCCAGATTCCAACATCGTCTGAAGGAACAAGAAATATTGAGTAGAAAGCGGGTGCATCGCTAAGGGGTAAATATCTTGTAAATGTCATGACCCGCATCTACTTTATATCCACTGACTTTTGCATGTCACAATTTGGTACAGCTGAAAAGTACTTGTCAAATATGTATCAATGTGGACATTTATGATTGTCAAGAATGGCATCAGCAGTGCAGTTGCATCATGCACTTGGATAAACCACAAGATCTTCGAAAGTTGCCTAGTGCACTGGTTGCAGAGGACGGAGTGACGTGGTCATTGCAATGTTGAGACGTTTATAGGCTTTGTTGTAACTCAAGTTGTATAAGCTGAGGCTTAACATTCAGAATTGCTGGCTCAAACAATGATGCAAGAAATCATATTCGTAGGTGGTGTTGGTTGTATAGAGAATGTATTCCAAAATGAGTGATGTCTTCTTTCGTTGGTGGGTTTATGGGACTTCTTGTTTGATGATTGTTGAAATGATTTGGAGACGTACGCTTTGTACTGAAAGGGATAATCTTCTCATTTTTCGGGAGTATACTTCACTCTTTACCCACTTCCAAATCCTTTATTTCCCCTCCGTTTATGTTTACTAAGAGCCTGTTGACAGAAGAATCTCGTCTCGTTTATACCCGTAGCGAAAAGAGGGCTTGTGAAGCACTAAATCTGATTTGCGAGTTGGAATACAGGTGTAGAcgtattttttgttttaagccATAAAACTCGGTAACGTCCCAATCCCTGTTTGGATCCAACCGCACCCAAACAGCTACAGGCGATCTGTCAGCAGACGGGGGAGGGAAAGGAAAGATATGAATGCGCAAAAAATCCCTCCGTAAATGAATGCAAGTATACGGGGAAAAACAGACAAGATTAACAATATGGAGACCTGATCCTGCAGTATACATGCCTTCACATtctaagccaaaaaaaaaaaattggtgcaGACCACTATAGAATCAATCCAATTTCCTAGTGAAACAAGGGCCCCAGAGATTACATCTCCGATGAAGGTAACCTTTACTCGGCGCACCAATAATAGGCAGTCACTCAGAGAAGATGACCAGCATCAAAACCACAAGCTCCCAAACAAAACCATaccaggaaaagaaaaaaaaaaaaaaaaaaaaaaaacttgatagCTGTCCATTTGCCTCACGTGTGGGGAAAAAGGTTACCAAACTCTTGGGCAAAGATAAAATGCCACGTCACTCGTACCAGGATGTCAAGTGAtgtcatttttttgttttaatctgTTCATTCCTCGTTCTCCAGCATTTTCATGCATATCCATGATCTGTCAATTAGCAAATATACAGCATCCAGAATGATCACTCAGCTTTTGACCTCAAAATCTCTAAAGCGGTCCTCAGCCTAAAGTATGGCATGTGTTCCTACAGGCAAGAAGAAAACACAAGTTAGAAAGAAGAGCCCTTTCAATCTAAAGCTAAAGCAGCAACTACGACATTTGGAGATATTAAAAGCAGTAATGAATAACATGCTTAAGTCCCTAGTAAACCTCGTCTCCCCCACCCATACCTCGATCTTTGACATACAGATGCACAGAATAACGAAAAAGCTTAATAGACAGAGAAAGCTCAATAGACAGACAGATTACAAATTACCAAACAATCAAGACAACCTGTTCTGACATTAACCACTGGGTAAACATGGCAGCTAAAGGCATCAACTAAGCTTCAGAAATTTCCATGAAATGCTGTCCAATCCTACTAATGTTAGAATAATACACAACCAAATCTGCTAATGGTACAACCGGAAGTAATaaacactttgttttttacTTTGGCCCATGATAACTCTGTCCTTTCTAGTTAATTATCTCACCAATTCAGTGTCAGCTAACTCTCATCTGACATAACATACACCCCTGATCCCTTCATAAACAGAGGACATACAACTAGAGACATGAATGCTCCATGGAATAATATGTTATGGCTATCTCAACACCGAACTACGACAGCATCACAGAGAGAAGATATTTAATACACTGCGGTTTATAAACAATCTGCACATGCCTCCTTCTGATGTTCTGCAATACTAAACTAAAATCTCCTTCAGAATCTGAAGTATCCAACAAATTCAAACAGGAAAGAATAACGAAATCCTGTAAAGTCAAGCTAATCGCAGGCTCAAGAAGATTTAAAAGACATAAATAAACCATATCTCTCAGGTTGTGCATTTACCTGATTAAAACAGAGTCCAATATCTCTACTGTAAAAGTCGGCATATTTGATCATAAACACACCGCAGTCGAATCTGCTCATAACACAGACAAAAACCTTGTTTTATTGAACAATTcataaagaaaaatggagaagaattCTTAATTTCGCTTGTACAGTTATATTAGAGCTAAATGAAATCAATCTTTTTGCACCAGTGACAAAACAGAGGGACAATCATTTAAGCTCATACCACATGAGCAAACCACAACAATTAACAACAGAAAGTGAACAGCATCCCAAAGGTAAATGGCAGAAAAGACTAATCAGGTATCCTGTGAAAGTGATGATGACTGCCATTTCACACGATCTATATTGCAATAACAAAAGTCGAAATTGGGCTAAGAATGAAGAAGATGACAAAGAGGAGATTCACTAACTAAAGACAGGATATAGTAGGCGTTTTAACCTCCCACATTTTAACCTCAAATTATAATTGGTGCTTATAAGCAATTTAACAGAGAGCACACATAGATATGATGTCAAATATCTATCCAAATATCACTAGATGCACGAGGCAAATTTATTTCATATACCTGCTGCTATTGTTGAGGGTGGGAAGGGCCAGAATTTTGCTAACTTTCATACACATAAAGGGCTATGTATTAGGCTATTAGCAGTTTACAAGGAACGTTTTCCTAGACATAAGATAAATCACTAAATGATATGGATATTAGCTTAGAACTATTTCTCAGGTTGAAACCATTTTGCAAgcagaaatttgaccaaaaagaaACTTCAGTACCCATTCTCCTGTTCTGGAAGGTCCGCAACAAATTCTTGCTGCCAGGAACTAACATCAATCCCTTTGCCACACTTGTCCTTGACTTCATCTACAATGTATCTAGCCTGGagatataaatatcaaaaaactgGCTTCATCACCACATAGCACTATGAGTTAAACACCAAAACTTTTGTCTTCTTTCTTTATGTATCAGGAACATTCTTTTACTTCTTtataatgaaagaaaaaaaaaatttaaatcaatCATAGGAACAATTGAAGAATTGCAGCTAACATGTAGACAACAATATGGGACATTTCGTTTTGGATTTCTTAAACTAGTGAAAGCAAGGCCCATTATGACTCTGTTTGAAGACcatataagtgagtcaactccTCTGACAACTTTATCAACCCTGTAATTGAGGACTCAAagcactttaaaaaaaaaaaaaaaaaaaaagcttaccAGTACTTTAATCACTTGACTATCAACTCCACCAAGCGAATCAAGATACTGAAACTTTTCATCCTTCTTGTTGATGACTGCTAAGCACCAATGGACTTCTTTGTGAATTGGTACAAAAATCTGAATAAATTAGAAACATCATCTAACTTTAAACTAAGCCAAGGGATCAAATCCAGTACTCCACAAAAACAACCTAAGGATCTAAGGATCCTACCTTATCACAATCAAAGATACAATATCCAAGCTTCTTTTGGGAAGTCCATCTCCGAACTGATTGATAGTTATATCCGCCCTTTCCACTAACTAGCTGCAATTTCAAATGTCACCCAAAAAACTGATTGAGGCATAGAAGACAAAAAAAGTTCTTAAATCTAAGGATAACCTATCAAATCACATCATATATCAAACTCATGACCTCACAATTCTTTCAAATGAATAAGTTGCAATTCTACAACTACTTCACGCAAAAATTTTCATAGTAAAGCAGAAAgcattctcaaaaaaaaaaaaaaaaaaaaaaaactagaaaccATCACAAAGTAGGTTTAGTTGATTGATTGAATCCACCTAGATCTCAGCGAAGCATGCACCGTATATTTAAAAAGCAACAGGAGTCCAATTTCTAGAATTTCATTAACTTGATTTGACCAACAAATTGGAAATCCTTAACATGCAGAGAATTTGAGAATGACGGGGCATATGTTACTTAGCAGTCAATATTTAACATCAGCAATAGATTTCCATCCTTAGTATTAtattcaccttacaaaaacacaaccaatttttctttcaagctTATCCATCTTTCCACACTTCTATGCATGTACTATGTAATAGGAAAACTCATAATTGCAATAGAAGTCTTCATGCCCAGGGCCCCAGGCCTCCAATGCTTCCCAAAaagtgtacagtttaagttctCCAATCTCATAGATGCTAAAAAATGCTGGTAAAAATCTAGAAGACTGATATTCAAATTCCAAACTTAGCCTTTTTActctaattttctattttgtaaGTTTTGAAGCAAATTGCATGAAATGTTGACAAATGGGTACAATAACACATTCAAGTCTAAGCCCTAAAAGAACCAATACATATAGAAGTTATTACAACCAATCAACCTTTTCTTGCCTAAATGCGGAAAAGAGAGCTCACTGacctttttgaaaaagaaagtgtTAAAGAAATGGcaattcaagaattttttaGGCTCCcttctctccctttcttttAAAAGCTCAAGATATAAATTGATAACCTGCAAAAGAAGAAAGCCCATTTACAGAGGGAAAAAACCTTTGTCAAATGCTTGTGCTAACTCGATAAGAAGTCTTTTCACCAAGTTCATGGAAGCTGACAAAAAAGCAAAGTTCACCTCATCATTCAACCATGCACGTGGTCTCAAGCACTGCAAAACTTCTCCTGTAATACTAATATTTGAATTTTCATGGGTCACCAAAAGCTTCCTCCTGTACATAAACCAcagaataaaaatgaaatgataACAGCAGCATAAAATGGACCAATATGGAGCCATTTAAAGGCAAACAAAGACAGCATTAACTCATACCGACTGGAATTAGAAAGAGCACGGTTAACCTCAGTCTCTTCTTCCTCAGTAAGAGGCTTAAAAGCTTCTGCTGTCACATCCTGCAATCAAATGCAAGCAAAgtaagcaaaaataaataaataaatatacacAGCAAGAAAATTCCATACTTTCATGGCTCAAAAAGATTACCTTCTTAGCagcttcttctttcttctggGGACGCAATAACTGTTGTAGCTGCAATTGCTTCTCAGTATATTCAATCTGAAAATTCAACGAGTTAATTTTATCATTCCTCCTCTCTGCAACATATAACAATTTCTTGTGCACGCTTTCTTGTGGAACGCCCAACTCCTGACTTAACGACAAAGACGCCAGCAACTTCTCTGTAGTCTCCACCTTCAAAATCCCATCACTCACATTTGTCATTGCTGACGAACTTGATGGCCGAGAATCCTTATCCACAGCAATCCCATCAAATTTCCTCGAGTCCTCATCAACAACCCCATTACCGTCCTTCCACTTCTGGTCCTCCCTAACCTCTAAAATCTCAACCTCCTCAATACTGGAATCTTCAGAAACCTCCTGCACCTCCTCTTTAGCTACCTCAGTCACCTTCTTATCTTCTTCATTAAACCTCAATGTATCCAATGCACTTCTTTTCGTACTTTTATATTGCCCACTCAAAAGGTTCCCCATTTCGTCAGCTGAACCGACTTTGTAACTAACTTTAGAAGCAGAATTCCCCAAATTTACAGAAGACACACCTCTGTGCCGTCTAACAGGGGCATGAGGCTCCCTTTTGAACAAAGTTTTCTCAACGGGATACCTAAAAAACTGGAAAACTGCGGTTATACGGTCCGTCCGACCTGTAGTCTGATTTATAGACGCCGGAAGTCTGGATTTTTTAGAAACAGGTGAATTTGAAACTAGGCTTCCGTAATTCACGCTGCTGCTAAAGTCGTATCCGCGCTTCCTATTACTCGTTAACGCACCCATGGATAAACAAAATCTGGATTTCTAACAAACTGTAGCAGGGAAAAAAACCTCCGAAAATTCATCGAGAAACCTAAACCATTGCCGGCAAATTCTCTATCAATTCTCCGACGCTCAACAAAAATGAGGCTACAATAATGAAATGTATGGGCAATGGAAAGGAAGAAGCATAAATTGATGGAAAAGGGGGAGATTAAATTAGGGTTTCGAAATTTAACCCGCAAACAGATAAAAACAAAGGGAGAACTAATACTACTGGAATTAGTGCTTGCTTCTGATGAATGAGTCCGTTGGGAAATAGAAGATCAAATATTGGAGCGATCGATCTGCCGAAAATATGAAAATTAGGctatcaattttgaaaatttgacttgTTTTATAcgtgtagagagagagagagagagagagagagtgtgtgtgtgtgttttccACTGTGCGTGCGCGTGTGAGAGAGAGGGGGCCCTGGAGAGAAATGGGGGATTCCGAAAAGGAAAGGGTTTTGATGGGTTTCGCGGTTTTACTTTCAGTttcaggggaaaaaaaaatcccaatttcaATTGTAGTATTAGGGCTACTATTGAGAATTGAGAGATTGGAAGTAAATTCATATAGTTTCTACAATTGTGTGACGTGGTTGATGAAAAAATTGTACAATGTGTTGGTGAAATTGTAAATTATGTATGAGATGATTTACCAAACAGCTAATTGTTGATAATCATAGTCTGATTTAATCTTCAGAATAACAATTATAGAACTTGGGGTATTTGAAAAAGTTACTTCAATGCACAATGTATGAAGAAATTTTTCTGGTAAGGGAGCGTGACAAGTTTAAGTTTTTCATATATCTAGAATATATTCATACTAATATTTATTATTCTCGAAGAAGAATGAGaattatttaatatttattttcaaaatttttattatacttAAACAAACTGTATTGTGATGTTATCTCGTAGTTTTATCTGATCCTGGATTTCATATACAAAAATACATGTTAGAGTGCTATCCGAGTGCATAAATTGTATAAATTAGAATTGTTGACTTGAAACCTCCCATTTGTTGGGTTTGTTTTTATGtactaataataaatttttacttacccaattttattttaagaaaaaaaaaaaaactagtccAGCATTCACCGTCACTGTGGTGGTGTCTGGTGGGGCGAAAGATGTCAAATCAAAAGGATGCAAAATAGTAGTATTGGATTTCATGGCCGTGAGATTTCATAAAATGTGGGGCGAAATCTTGCAGCACTTCCTCCAATTAGATGTAAGGCCTTCAGTTCCTGTATCGACAACATATAGCTTTAGCATTTGTCTCGTAAACTTTTCTTGATGGATCATTTGTTTCATGCATGATCATACCAGATGCACATAAACAAATGCGCTTAGTTTCAGAAAAAGCTGAATGTACCTGCAAAAACATTGGATAAGTCCCATCTATTCTGATTATTCTTAGCCATAAACAATTCAAAATTGATGATGAACTAATCCTCTAGATGTACAAGAATCTGCCATTAGCGCCATGCTACAGATGTCTCACAAGAAAAGCTAGCCTAACAGATTATTGATCTCCAAAAGATCCGCAAAGTCCAGAATCGCGGCAATTTCAACCCTGTTGCAGCGTTCTCTCAAGGCCGCCATCATAGCAACTTTATTGACGAATCTACTACTACTACTTCACCACAGTTGCCTGCCTATGAGCAGGAGAAAGAAAGGCAAAATTTCATCACCAAGATCCCTCCCCATTCACTTGCCTCCTCGAATCGAATCGAATCGTCAAAATTGGGTTCTAGGCAGCCAAGAGAAAAGGTGTAAGCGAGCTGGTTGTTGCAACCTCTAGCACCTTTGGAGAGCTGGACGTGCTATAATCCTGATGACCTGTTGGAATATTCCTGGACCAGTGCCCCAAACAGCGAGCGCCTCTCTAGCAACTTAGATGGTCTGTCGAATTCCTTTACCCATCCTGTTCGAACATAACACCAAAGCCATAAATTAGAGTACCTAAATGTAACTTCTGTAGCTTCTGTAAAGAGGTCTTGGAACTGGAAGCCTCAAAATATCAAAAAGCAGATGCATCAGCATTGAAAGGGTTGAGGAGGGAAAAAGAACTCAAATTGGAGGTCTAAACGATTCATGATATAGTGAGCACTTAATATCCTATGAAACTCGACTGTTTGTAATGAATGGGGAAGAGCTTTTGTAAAATTTTAACGATGGAATAATGAATGCTTCATCAGCAAAGTAGTGAGAAACTGACCGTCATCTACGACTAATACCCTGTCGCAGTCTATGACAGTGGGTATCCTGTGAGCTATGGTAATGATTGTACAGGCTGAGAAGTCCTCACGAATGATCTTTTGAATCACAGCATCAGTTTGGGAATCAACAGAAGCTGTTGCTTCATCCATAAATAAGATCTTGCTCTGTTTCAGCAAGACCCTCCCCAAGCAGAGAAGCTGTCTCTGGCCCACACTCCAATTGTCTCCACAATCAGCCACTGAAGATAATAAAAGTATTACCATTAAGTCTACATAAACCAGAAATGCAGAGTCAAAAGGGAAATAAGATCCGCAATGGAGACCTGAAGCATCAAGTTTTTCAGGTTTTGCAGCCACTACATCTTTCAGTTGGCAACGTTCAAGACTCTGGACAGACAAGGAAAACATGACAGATGACGCCCAGGTGTCAGAATGTAATACTACAAGATCTGAAACTCGGATCATTAAATGACATGTAGTAACTACCTTCCATATTTCATCATCTGAATACAACCCAATGGGGTCGATGTTACTTCTAATAGTTCCTTCAAAAAGGACAGGTTCCTGAGGGATGATCCCGAAGCGAGATCGAAGATCATGGAGGCCTAGCTGACAAATGTTGATCCCATCAATGATAATCTTGCCATTcgcaggctccaccaacctaaaGAAAACTTGGATAAGAGTAGATTTTCCACTTCCAGTTCTGCCAACAACACCAATTCTTTCTCCTCCATGGATTCTGAGATATATCCCTTTCAAAACAAGAGGGGTATTTGTTCGATACCTAACCTGCTCAAAGTCAGGTATAGAGATTCACCAAGAGCTTCCACATGCAAGAAAAAAAGTCTACTTGCTAGTATGGGTAAGCACATGAATTTCATAATTTATGTGAAACTACTACTATGTATCATGCCAACCACAAATTGCGGGACAAGATTGATTAAAAGCCATTCTGTACATTGCACCCAGTTCCTACTAATCAAGATTCAGGCAACATGAGTTTTCAGAAGGATTTCTAGTATATTTACTGAATATTGGACAACATCAGTCGCATTGTCTAGGACTTAAACAAGCATAAAAGCTAACTAATGGTATTCCCTAATTTCCTTTAAGGCAATAGtacaaaataaatcataaacaTTGTGCATCTATACCTCCCTCTGTGGaaattccaataaaattaaGTCTCAATGctaaaagagaagaagaaaaacaatcCTAATTAATCTTCAATTTGCAGTAAGGTTTTTGTCAACTTAAGAGTAAGATTATTAGAATTACATGCTATAAGGAATGCAGCTAAAGCTGCTCAAATACTCCAAGCTTTTGTGGTGAAATGTAAGCAGATTACCTGTAAGTTGGTAACTTCAATGTCACCATGGCTTGGCCAGTTGGAAGGTGGAACAAACTCTTTATACCTCCATGGAGCTTCAGATGGGATGGTTATGAACTGTTTTATCCTCTCAACTGAAACCATTCGGTTCTCCACCAAGCAGCTCATGTACACAGTCCAGAATAGCACGGCATTCAGTGGCAGGCCATAGGAAAGAGACAAGCCAACGTATTCTGATAGCATGAAAACCAAAATGTCAAACTTTGGAAATCTAAATATTGAGCTTAGCATTATCTTCTTCATTCcatcaaaaaaaatttgcaattgCTTTTGTTTGTTACCAAATTTAAATACTTTTGGTAAACATgtaaaaaagaataatttattGTAACTATTGTTTAGCTCCTAATATGACACTGGCTAGGGGTATGGGATCCATGCCAGTTGAAGAGACACATGCAAGTTGGGCATTGTTGTGGATGTTTCCTTTTATGTATGATGATGGTAGATATATATAAATTCAGCCTTGTATAAGATTTAAAGGAGATATGCGTTTCACAAGGAGTTGCATACTTCTAAATTATAAAGAATACCACCTGGCTTTATAATAGTACTTGGCAACAAGACCATGCATGCTGTGGCAGCGCACAGCAGAAAACTGCCAATCATCTCCAAGCGGAAACCCAACCATTCATTAGATCCATTGTTGTGAAAATCCATGCGCAGATTTGCGTTAactctatcaaaattttcctGAAAGAACTTCTCTTGCTTCCTGAAGCCACGTATGGTCATAACACCAGAAATCGACTCTGAGAAGTGATGGATGACTGGggctttggtgattgaatcaagaCGGCTTAGTTCACGAGATGAGGAAAGATAATATCCCTGCAAgccaaaaaattttgaaccatAAAATGGATAAGATCCGTTACTGGGAAGACAATGGCAGGTTGGTGTCTAGTGCATATTTAATTTAAACATATGCTGGCAAAGCCTCTGATGTATGTTAAAACCAAGGCTGATGTGAACATTAGTTGATGCGAAATTGAATTCTATGGGACCATGAATGGTGTAGAAAAGAAACTTCTGCTACATACTCGGTACAAGATAGCGACACAAATACTCACCAATCTCCATAGGATTTCAATCTATAGGACACATCTACTATTAGTCTCAAAATGCAAAACATCCAATACTATTGAAGGGATGCCAGACATAGCCATCAAAGCTCAGCAGTTTTCAGAAAATGAAAATTCGAAACAATGGAAATCAAATAGATGGAAAAATGTCCATACCCGGTACCAGTAATTGAGCCAAATCAGTGGGATTATGAGGAATATTGTTGGCCAAGCATATTGACATGTGATAAACAAAATGCTAATTACTGTGAAGTACATGGAAATCGTCAGACTTAAGAAAAATGGAATCAA
This region of Coffea arabica cultivar ET-39 chromosome 3c, Coffea Arabica ET-39 HiFi, whole genome shotgun sequence genomic DNA includes:
- the LOC113738100 gene encoding ubiquitin-like-specific protease ESD4, yielding MGALTSNRKRGYDFSSSVNYGSLVSNSPVSKKSRLPASINQTTGRTDRITAVFQFFRYPVEKTLFKREPHAPVRRHRGVSSVNLGNSASKVSYKVGSADEMGNLLSGQYKSTKRSALDTLRFNEEDKKVTEVAKEEVQEVSEDSSIEEVEILEVREDQKWKDGNGVVDEDSRKFDGIAVDKDSRPSSSSAMTNVSDGILKVETTEKLLASLSLSQELGVPQESVHKKLLYVAERRNDKINSLNFQIEYTEKQLQLQQLLRPQKKEEAAKKDVTAEAFKPLTEEEETEVNRALSNSSRRKLLVTHENSNISITGEVLQCLRPRAWLNDEVINLYLELLKERERREPKKFLNCHFFNTFFFKKLVSGKGGYNYQSVRRWTSQKKLGYCIFDCDKIFVPIHKEVHWCLAVINKKDEKFQYLDSLGGVDSQVIKVLARYIVDEVKDKCGKGIDVSSWQQEFVADLPEQENGFDCGVFMIKYADFYSRDIGLCFNQEHMPYFRLRTALEILRSKAE
- the LOC113733954 gene encoding kinesin-like protein KIN-13A, with amino-acid sequence MGGQMQQSNAAATALYDHPGNGGPASGDAGDAVMARWLQSAGLQHLASPLASTGIDHRLLPNLLMQGYGAQSAEEKQRLFKLMRNLNFNGEPGSEPYTPTSQSLSGFAASDGFYSPEFRGDFGAGLLDLHSMDDTELLSEHVISEPFEPSPFMPAVSKAFDSDFEVIPSQLQKGQTDADVPSGFLASEKDINTRENNVAKIKVVVRKRPLNKKEIARKEDDIVTVHEDAYLTVHEPKLKVDLTAYVEKHEFCFDAVLDEHVTNDEVYRVTVEPIIPTIFQRTKATCFAYGQTGSGKTYTMQPLPLRAAEDIVRLLHQPVYRNQRFKLWLSFFEIYGGKLFDLLSDRKKLCMREDGRQQVCIVGLQEFEVSDVQIVKEFIERGNAARSTGSTGANEESSRSHAILQLAIKKHNEIKDSRRNNDGNESRSGKVVGKISFIDLAGSERGADTTDTDRQTRIEGAEINKSLLALKECIRALDNDQIHIPFRGSKLTEVLRDSFVGNSRTVMISCISPNAGSCEHTLNTLRYADRVKSLSKSGNTKKDQGSSSLPPSSTKESSSAPFSSFSADVEDLVDQHQESKAVDNRRVVQKEFTSYNSSSDVDKQPSSFTSNYTSGLEESTATSSAPDKERSDMKNSHGGSSQKINLTSFSQIAADTEEKVQKVSPPRRKVYPQIPVDTEEKVQKVSPPRRKTYRDERPEKLGNWPRKDAANFDSSSSYKQQNVNIADTNGVGSKQYEPEQPHEDSINEILEEEEALIAAHRKEIEDTMEIVREEMKLLAEVDQPGSLIDNYVTQLSFVLSRKAASLVSLQARLARFQHRLKEQEILSRKRVHR